The Actinocorallia herbida DNA window CGCAGGGCCAGGTGAAGGCTGGGGCTGTACTCGCCGCGCTCTAGATAGCCGATGGTCTGGTAGTGGACGCCGAGGGCGGTGGCGAGGTCGCGGCGCGAGACGCCGCGCTCGGCCCGCAGCATCGGGATCCGGTTGTGGACGGTTCCTTCGTCCTTCCTGCCGACGGACATCACGCCTCGCATCTCTTCGATCGTTGATAGCAGTTGTACTACATTCCATCGCAGATTCACAATGAGATGGGAGGGGTGTGGGTGCTGAGGTGGAGGTACGCCCCTGATGTCGTTTAACTTCCTGTCATGACCGTCATGAGCAGGGAGACCCGCACGCTGCCCGCGCTCGCGGCCGGGCCGGTCGAGGTCCCGTTCGTGATCCTGGGCTGGCGCGAGCTCATCGCCCGCGA harbors:
- a CDS encoding helix-turn-helix transcriptional regulator, producing MRGVMSVGRKDEGTVHNRIPMLRAERGVSRRDLATALGVHYQTIGYLERGEYSPSLHLALRIAAYFEVPVEVIFSLEPFPRIGSTS